TTCTCCGCGCACCCGGCCACGTTCGGCGTCTTGCCCAGGACCTCCTTCGCTCGCTCCTTCTGGAGGCACAGTTCGCGTTTGCCCAGCGCCAGAAGCTTCTTCTTCTCGCACTTTTCCTCGTCGGTTGCGGCGAGGGCGGCGCTCGTGAGCGCCAGGCTCAGAATCAGGGTCCAGATCGTCGTCTTGGTCATGTCGGCCTCCTTATGCAACGGGGTTCGGGCACCGAGGTTTATCAGCCCCCCCCCGCAGGAACAACAGCATTTCTGCTGGCTTGATCTCATGCCGCCTTCCGGCCCAGCCGAGTTTCGCGCACGCCATCGTCTCAGCAGGTGGGCCAGGAAGGCCGCAAGGGGTAGCCTTCTTCCTCAGGTGGTTATCGACGGTCCCAAGCCCGGATGCTCGTGAAGCGAGCCGATTTTGATGTTCACGGTCCCCTCGCCTCCCCCGCGCAGAGATTGCCGACGACGCGAACGACCCCGACTTGGTGGACGGTAGGAAACATGAAGGCCCTTTTTGCCCCAGCGGCGCTCTATTCGTCAAGCCCAATTCTGCCACCGGCAGCGTTTCCCGCTATTCGCGCCCGCGGCGAAGCCCTTTAACGCGCTGAGATGGATCCGTACCCGGGATCGCAGTCTTGATTAAAATCTCGAGCCGGAGATCAATCTCCTGCCGCGGGGGTGAGGGGAAAGCGGCAGCCTTTATTCCCTCCAGTGCAGCCGAAACGCGACCCCCAGGAACCCTCTCCGACGCCCTGAGCGCCCGTGTACGCCACGAAGGAATCCAGTCAGGATCTCCCAGCCAGCGGATCACCTGCGGGCCTCTCAGAGCGATTCCCGAACAGAGCATCAAGCATAGATTGACTGGCACGCCTCTGGCACAGACTGGCACCGATTCCGTGCCAGTTTCGCTTTTCCTTCTGGCACGCCTCTTGCACGGACTCCACATAGCTCCAGACCACTCCAGACGACGAAAGCCCCGAGGCTCATAGGCTTCGGGGCTTTCGCTCTGTGGTCTGGAGTGGTCCCGAGTGGTCCCGAGTCATCCCCCGTAAAAGTGCTAACGGGAGTGAAACGCCTCGACCAACACGCGGTCCGCATCCTTGGCGGCCTCGACCATCTCGGTCGCTTCGGCGGCCGACAAGGCGAACGGTTTTTCGCACAGGACGTGCTTTCCGGCCCGCAAGGCAGCGATAGTCCACGCCGCGTGTTCCGAGGGGGGCAGGGGCACGTAGATCGCGTCCACGGGAGACGCGATCACGGCGGCATAGTCGTCCATGACTTCCGGGATGTCATGTTTTGCTGCGAACCCCTCGGCACGATTGCGGTCGCGAGCCGCGATGTGGGTGACGGCAACACCCGCGTGTTTTGCCGCCGGTTGCAGCAAGGCGGCGGGGGTGATGCCGGCGGCGCCCAATGTGCCGAAGGTGAACATCGCGCAGGTTCGGGTTCAGTTTTGCGCGTCGATCATCTCACGCAGAAGCGCTGGATCGTTGGTAATCATGCCGTTGAGACCCAGGTCGAGCATCTCCTGGATCCTATCGGCCGTGTTGATATCGAAAGCATCGACGCGCAATCCGAAGCGGCGTGCCTTGGCCACAAAGTCCGGGGTGAGAACCGTCAGGCCGGAAAATGTAGGCGGTACCTGCAATGCCGGCGACGGCGGTTCGTAGCTCTCTTCCAGCTCGGGTGTCATGAGAAAGAAATAAGTGACCTCATCCTGCGAGAATGCGGTCCAGATCTCGGGGGCGGCCTCCCGAAAGGCGCTGATATGGTCCTGGCTGAAGGAGGCGACCAACGCCTTGTTTGCCCGGTTGTAGGCCCGAAGGCTTTCGGCGAGCTGCGGGATGTCGCTCAGGGCGACGCTGCTTTTGATCTCGACATTCACCGGCACCCCCGGAAAGGCGGCCAGGACCTCGTCGAGCTGAGGGACTACGAGTCCCTGTCCGCGGTAAGGGTAGGTCGCGCCGCCGTCCTGCGTGTAGTTATAGCCGGCGTCGAGTTCCTGGATCTCGGCCAGTGTCAGTTCATTCACGTAGCCCGAACCATTGGTGGTGCGGTCTACTCGGTCATCATGGATCACGACCAGAATGCCGTCGCTGGTGGTGCGCACGTCGAACTCCAGCACGTCGGCGCCCACCTCGAGAGCGGTCCGGAAGGCCTCGATGGTTGCCTCGGGCGCGATCTCATTGCCGCCGCGGTGGGCGATGTCGAGGATCTGGTCGGTATCGAATGCATTGCGGTTGTCCTGACTGGAGCCGGAACAGGCGGCTGTCAGCAAGACGAGAAGGGCCATGGCAATACGGGCGGATGCTTCGCGAAGATTGGACATGGAACCTCTCTGGCAGAGATCCGCCGGGATCGAAAGCCCTCAAGGGGCGGGATTGGCCTGCTGCAGCGAAAATCGGGCAAAGAGGGCCGGATGATCGCTCAAAGGCTCGCCGCGCAGGACCAGTGCGCGGTCTTCTCCGGCCTCTCGTACCGTAACAATGGTGTCCCCACCGCTGCGAACCAGAATATAGTCCAGAATCTCCCAGCTCGTGGGGGCTGTGGGGTGTGCGCCGCTGTCTACCAAGCCGAGGCTTTGCGTAAACGATTTGAGCAGAGCTTGATCCAGCGGGTTGTCTGCATCCAGATTGAGGTCGCCGGCGACAATCAGCGCATGGTCGCCGACTTCGCGCTCGAGGACCGCGCGCATGGTTTCGAGCTGGCTCTGCCGGGCCTCGCGATCGTCGCTGTCGCTGCCGGCATCCATATGGGTGTTGACCACAAACAATCGCATGCCTGTAGGTGAGATGAGGCGCAGCAATTGAAATCCCTTGGTCGCCAGACAGTCGTTTGCGCCCGTGAGCCAGCCTGAGCAGGTGGCAAAAGGATAGTTCTTGGTGTCCATCTGCCAGCCGGGAGCGAGCC
This window of the Candidatus Binatia bacterium genome carries:
- a CDS encoding Gfo/Idh/MocA family oxidoreductase — its product is MFTFGTLGAAGITPAALLQPAAKHAGVAVTHIAARDRNRAEGFAAKHDIPEVMDDYAAVIASPVDAIYVPLPPSEHAAWTIAALRAGKHVLCEKPFALSAAEATEMVEAAKDADRVLVEAFHSR
- a CDS encoding glycerophosphodiester phosphodiesterase yields the protein MSNLREASARIAMALLVLLTAACSGSSQDNRNAFDTDQILDIAHRGGNEIAPEATIEAFRTALEVGADVLEFDVRTTSDGILVVIHDDRVDRTTNGSGYVNELTLAEIQELDAGYNYTQDGGATYPYRGQGLVVPQLDEVLAAFPGVPVNVEIKSSVALSDIPQLAESLRAYNRANKALVASFSQDHISAFREAAPEIWTAFSQDEVTYFFLMTPELEESYEPPSPALQVPPTFSGLTVLTPDFVAKARRFGLRVDAFDINTADRIQEMLDLGLNGMITNDPALLREMIDAQN
- a CDS encoding endonuclease/exonuclease/phosphatase family protein yields the protein MIQKRTFKLRRHWILFLSLVLWGASPAFADDFALLVYNTHGLPSWIAGDDPESRFPVIGTHADRYDLTLLQEDFNHHEKLLEGTDAKRIERGSASRMPWCAFCSGDGLTTISRLAPGWQMDTKNYPFATCSGWLTGANDCLATKGFQLLRLISPTGMRLFVVNTHMDAGSDSDDREARQSQLETMRAVLEREVGDHALIVAGDLNLDADNPLDQALLKSFTQSLGLVDSGAHPTAPTSWEILDYILVRSGGDTIVTVREAGEDRALVLRGEPLSDHPALFARFSLQQANPAP